The following coding sequences lie in one Amycolatopsis cihanbeyliensis genomic window:
- a CDS encoding PA14 domain-containing protein, with translation MRGSRHACSAFFQAVIAVVVFALGLSLVVGVAAPEGARAEPGGGRVEPLPSEPGSSVRPEMPAGDHAREQPSAEPEKIADPDATARRQERGTGFVEGESRVMERHPSATIFANPDGTKTAKLYQEVVNVPGEDGRSMVPADASLEREHGGIRPKAAAVPMELPARTARSPEIQVRSGDGSGSARLEFEGLADRAPKLNGEVALYPDVQPGVDLELRTSATGVKHTFVLHRAIDAPEWTFRLHLDQGMRPEQQEDGRILVYGDEGRVEFTVPAPVMWDSAQDDRSGEWRNGPVSQRLESDERGWRVVLSADQDWVNAPERQFPVKVDPGLHTHTLYAAYDAFVSSAFPTTNYDVYWEDGRGYLNKIGYWPGAGRNQTFAYYDLSHVRNKQIINAEWHGFWVHSNLTTPTRFRLHDVPCAWNKSTITWNNRPCVGGAWRDSTGVREKWSHVDITDWVRNFSSGAWAYHGLMIDTAGDGQGSWKKMAAAEAGPDGGASVVTVDFNDWPSQPANRGCSGEDCRWHTRDFHLGVDVTDPNSDRMTVQFFLSEDPDVMNRHFASHQSEVAEGGTVADWHTPTLRWNKRYYWQARVRDPYMPDNKWSYSPVYNFASYNETPGVPALQAPQDRAVVAGKRPTLSAGTVDDAENDTVQYEFSIGTGADGRSGLVAQSGWLDAPSWQVPAGVLEDGVNYTWTVRSRDKGPDTRSLYAPARKLKVDLRLGLQDAVPGDETGPVNVNLSTGNLITTNGTPPMHTVGGDVSVDLTYNSQAVDETGLVGEYFTGDSTEGIEDDEEPVLVRTDSQVSFDWQRTSPYDPVIAKDGFRVRWQGYLRVPESGSYRFGGVHDDGLRIWIGDESAYDQWNTWVPLDDPPKFDGATAKDLEANRSYPIRIEYREGAVFAHMKLWAEKDGAAPVPVPASWLSPNAPSLPPGWSMSVGSDAAGASYTKATFTENSVVLTDASGAAHSYTKRSDGGYEPPPGEYGTLSRDEDGRLTLIDSDGTTFVFNSSGGLESITAPSDARKPAAARMEWSTLDTSAVVPRLTRVIDPASGRAITLHYSSGDLDTLDPACERDPWSAYDWPAPAGYLCAVRLPDGATSSLYYLNGRLGAFRNPGDEWTQYGFSGAHLLDQMRTSLSMDWIMADSANRNSTAPNHQFGYDGNRRAIWAKTPEPSGFAQTPSQRQRKDYTYGPDWTEVDVAGMDPDTGFVRRITKDLSGRMLTDTDATGATTHYTWWHDDQMVIKKDPADRVTHIVHDAQGNPMHESGPAPEHCFGENRIPLDPAPEGCADVPYKTTRYDEGYTGLSGTWWTNSHMSGAAETYSTSAPNTDWGSTPPAPGIDPGEFSGRMTGLLQVDEEGEYVFGTAEDDVTDGMRVYVDDNLIANRTYAPSVADSDPLAHWRLADTDGTLRDHSGNGRNGAYSGAYTQERGGAMPDDNNRAVDFTGGKAEIPDSDALDLTGPLTIELWVKPRHNLDGNGWHDLISKYGGSNSAAMPFELSLTPDLNMELRQVSGSSGWQTLESDKSVVADEWSHVAVTRDADNHVTFYLNGEKVGDGTFAEPGAANSSPLAIGRRPEGGTAQAELDEVALYDRKLPEKEIAGHVAGAGTVNDGRKPIQLSAGKHRLRVEYQRYPLTGDQARASDNLNFTWKQLGGFDWTVVPRDKLTPDYGLVTSTTERESEGVPDKRMVTTYGENLDPAFGIAERATVNPDGLAMSGTATYEAPGDGFLRRTTRTMPSGAQTSYVYYGDTETRDDPCTAESDPVLQSGLVKKSTAPSAADGTNRVEEQVYDLLGRAVADHLAGAGWACTTYDARGRIATTTYPANSADGERVVRYDYAVDGDPLTTSVSDHHGTVTTRTNLLGQTVSYTDVHGVRTEKEYDPMGRVATETVVLPDAADAQQVSTFAYDDAGRLLSTTLNDTTLATASYDQAGELASVAYANGSALSAVGRDVAGRETSRTWRLADGTEVTSEVSRTRAGTVVDESLAGVDARPEGPNYAYDSVGRMTEAYVSGHHYRYDFTSDAAASCPEGTRANAGRNTNRVKLVDTTASGTAETGYCYDAADRLLATHGALAAEFGYHAAGNTVEITEGGHSTYLGWDTAGRNLTARTTGPEAASVSYQRDAIDRITSRGVSEGDSTAMVLQCYLGDNDNAAVTLTADKRLLSRTVSLPGGVLYTLRTEAGETTTTWDHPSVRGDLVLTSDGEGVQDGPLRHYGPYGQPIGADGAVDPDAVPDNQPGEMDYGWLGEHQRPYEHAGSLSLVQMGARPYSPLLGRFLSVDPQPEGSANAYEYAGANPVNTTDLSGKCWLVCDIAEGIGNAVDEAAGWVADKANEYGDYITAGLAVGCIVVSAGVCAVAGAAVAVTTVVAEGISTRHNIDWGKAAANLASIGGGAAAARYVGGKGALSLRNRKSPFVRKTHTTRYTKVQSTRINWVATRVNLLVNQFLSGLFGWVGYAFTCAFKGSRYC, from the coding sequence ATCCGGATGTCCAGCCAGGGGTGGACCTGGAACTGCGCACCTCGGCCACCGGTGTGAAGCACACCTTCGTGCTGCACCGGGCGATCGACGCTCCGGAGTGGACCTTCCGGCTGCATCTGGACCAGGGGATGCGGCCCGAACAGCAGGAAGACGGCCGGATCCTGGTGTACGGCGACGAGGGGCGGGTGGAGTTCACCGTGCCCGCCCCGGTCATGTGGGACTCGGCGCAGGACGACCGGTCCGGTGAGTGGCGCAACGGGCCGGTGTCCCAGCGACTGGAGTCCGACGAGCGCGGGTGGCGGGTGGTGCTGTCCGCCGACCAGGACTGGGTCAACGCGCCGGAGCGCCAGTTCCCGGTCAAGGTGGACCCCGGCCTGCACACGCATACCCTGTACGCCGCCTACGACGCCTTCGTCTCCAGCGCGTTCCCCACCACGAACTACGACGTGTACTGGGAGGACGGTCGCGGCTACCTGAACAAGATCGGTTACTGGCCGGGTGCGGGCCGGAACCAGACCTTCGCGTACTACGACCTCTCGCACGTGCGCAACAAGCAGATCATCAACGCCGAATGGCACGGGTTCTGGGTGCACTCCAACCTCACCACGCCCACCCGGTTCCGGCTACACGACGTGCCCTGCGCCTGGAACAAGTCGACCATCACCTGGAACAACCGGCCCTGCGTCGGTGGCGCCTGGCGGGACAGCACCGGGGTGCGGGAGAAATGGTCGCATGTGGACATCACCGACTGGGTGCGCAACTTCTCCTCCGGCGCATGGGCCTATCACGGGCTGATGATCGACACCGCCGGGGACGGGCAGGGTTCGTGGAAAAAGATGGCGGCGGCCGAGGCCGGTCCGGACGGCGGCGCCTCGGTGGTCACCGTCGACTTCAACGACTGGCCGAGCCAGCCGGCCAACCGGGGCTGCTCGGGCGAGGACTGCCGGTGGCACACGAGGGACTTCCACCTCGGTGTCGACGTCACCGACCCGAACTCGGACCGGATGACGGTGCAGTTCTTCCTGTCCGAGGACCCGGACGTGATGAACCGGCATTTCGCCTCGCACCAGTCCGAGGTCGCGGAGGGCGGCACGGTCGCCGACTGGCATACCCCGACCCTGCGGTGGAACAAGCGATATTACTGGCAGGCGAGAGTCCGGGACCCGTACATGCCGGACAACAAGTGGAGCTACTCACCGGTCTACAACTTCGCGAGCTACAACGAGACGCCTGGGGTACCCGCACTGCAGGCACCCCAGGACCGGGCGGTGGTGGCGGGCAAGCGCCCGACGTTGAGCGCCGGGACGGTGGATGACGCCGAGAACGACACGGTGCAGTACGAGTTCTCCATCGGTACCGGCGCCGACGGCCGCTCCGGTCTCGTCGCCCAGTCCGGCTGGCTGGACGCGCCCTCCTGGCAGGTACCGGCGGGCGTGCTGGAGGACGGGGTGAACTACACCTGGACCGTGCGGTCCAGGGACAAGGGCCCGGACACCCGGAGCCTGTATGCCCCGGCACGCAAGCTGAAGGTGGACCTGCGGCTCGGCCTGCAGGACGCGGTGCCGGGGGACGAGACCGGTCCGGTGAACGTCAACCTTTCCACCGGTAACCTGATCACCACGAACGGTACGCCGCCGATGCACACCGTCGGCGGTGACGTCTCGGTGGACCTGACCTACAATTCGCAGGCCGTTGACGAGACCGGGCTGGTCGGGGAGTACTTTACCGGGGACTCGACCGAGGGCATCGAGGACGACGAGGAGCCGGTGCTGGTGCGCACCGACTCCCAGGTGTCCTTCGACTGGCAGCGGACCTCGCCCTACGACCCGGTGATCGCCAAGGACGGCTTCCGGGTGCGTTGGCAGGGCTACCTGCGGGTGCCGGAGTCCGGCAGCTACCGGTTCGGTGGGGTGCACGACGACGGGTTGCGCATCTGGATCGGGGACGAGAGCGCCTACGACCAGTGGAACACCTGGGTCCCGCTGGACGATCCGCCGAAGTTCGACGGCGCCACCGCCAAGGATCTGGAGGCGAACCGCTCGTACCCGATCCGGATCGAGTACCGCGAGGGTGCCGTCTTCGCGCACATGAAGCTCTGGGCGGAGAAGGACGGCGCCGCCCCGGTTCCGGTGCCCGCCTCCTGGCTCTCGCCGAACGCGCCCTCGCTGCCGCCGGGCTGGTCCATGTCGGTGGGCTCCGACGCGGCGGGCGCCAGCTACACCAAGGCGACGTTCACCGAGAACTCCGTGGTGCTCACCGATGCCTCCGGCGCCGCGCATTCCTACACGAAGCGTTCCGACGGCGGGTACGAGCCGCCGCCGGGGGAGTACGGTACCCTGTCCCGGGACGAGGACGGCAGGCTGACGCTCATCGACTCGGACGGCACCACCTTCGTGTTCAACTCCTCCGGAGGACTCGAGTCGATCACGGCGCCGTCCGACGCCCGCAAGCCGGCGGCCGCGCGAATGGAATGGTCCACTCTGGACACCTCAGCGGTGGTTCCGCGCCTGACCAGGGTGATCGACCCGGCGTCCGGCAGGGCGATCACCCTGCACTACTCGTCGGGTGACCTGGACACGCTGGACCCGGCTTGCGAGCGAGACCCGTGGAGCGCGTACGACTGGCCCGCGCCCGCCGGGTACCTCTGTGCCGTGCGGCTGCCGGACGGTGCCACCTCCTCGCTGTACTACCTGAACGGCAGGCTCGGCGCGTTCCGCAACCCGGGTGACGAGTGGACCCAGTACGGCTTCAGCGGTGCGCACCTGCTGGACCAGATGCGCACCTCGCTGTCGATGGACTGGATCATGGCCGACTCGGCCAACCGCAACAGCACCGCGCCCAACCACCAGTTCGGCTACGACGGCAACCGGCGGGCGATCTGGGCGAAAACACCCGAACCGAGCGGGTTCGCCCAGACACCTTCGCAGCGGCAGCGCAAGGACTACACCTACGGTCCGGATTGGACGGAGGTCGATGTCGCCGGGATGGATCCGGATACCGGATTCGTCCGCCGGATCACCAAGGACCTCTCCGGCCGGATGCTGACCGACACCGACGCCACCGGAGCGACAACGCACTACACCTGGTGGCACGACGACCAGATGGTCATCAAGAAGGACCCGGCCGACCGGGTGACGCATATCGTGCACGACGCACAGGGCAACCCGATGCACGAGTCCGGTCCCGCGCCCGAACACTGCTTCGGGGAGAACCGGATCCCGCTGGACCCCGCGCCCGAGGGCTGCGCGGACGTCCCGTACAAGACCACCCGGTACGACGAGGGCTACACCGGACTGTCTGGCACCTGGTGGACGAACTCGCATATGTCCGGGGCGGCCGAGACCTACTCCACCTCGGCGCCGAACACCGACTGGGGAAGCACGCCACCGGCTCCGGGCATCGACCCGGGCGAGTTCTCCGGCCGGATGACCGGTCTGCTGCAGGTGGACGAGGAAGGTGAGTACGTCTTCGGCACCGCCGAGGACGACGTCACCGACGGCATGCGGGTCTACGTGGACGACAACCTGATCGCCAACCGGACCTACGCGCCGAGCGTGGCCGATTCGGACCCGCTGGCCCACTGGCGGCTCGCGGACACCGACGGCACCCTGCGGGACCACTCCGGCAACGGGCGGAACGGTGCCTACTCCGGGGCGTACACCCAGGAGCGCGGCGGTGCCATGCCGGACGACAACAACCGGGCGGTGGACTTCACCGGCGGCAAGGCTGAGATCCCGGACTCCGACGCGCTGGACCTGACCGGTCCGCTGACGATCGAGCTCTGGGTCAAACCCCGGCACAACCTCGACGGTAACGGCTGGCACGACCTGATCTCGAAGTACGGCGGGTCGAACAGCGCGGCGATGCCGTTCGAGCTGTCCCTGACCCCGGACCTGAACATGGAGCTCCGGCAGGTCAGCGGCTCGTCGGGCTGGCAGACGCTCGAATCCGACAAGTCGGTGGTCGCCGACGAATGGAGCCACGTCGCGGTCACCAGGGACGCCGACAACCACGTGACCTTCTACCTCAACGGGGAGAAGGTCGGCGACGGTACCTTCGCCGAACCCGGTGCGGCCAACAGTTCGCCGCTGGCGATCGGCCGTCGCCCGGAGGGCGGTACGGCACAGGCGGAGCTGGACGAGGTCGCGCTCTACGACCGGAAGCTGCCGGAGAAGGAGATCGCCGGGCACGTGGCGGGTGCGGGCACCGTGAACGACGGGCGGAAGCCGATCCAGCTCTCGGCGGGCAAGCACCGGCTGAGGGTGGAGTACCAGCGTTACCCGCTGACCGGTGACCAGGCTCGGGCCAGCGACAACCTGAACTTCACCTGGAAGCAGCTCGGCGGGTTCGACTGGACGGTCGTGCCGCGGGACAAGCTCACCCCGGACTACGGCCTGGTCACCTCGACCACCGAACGGGAGTCCGAAGGCGTACCCGACAAGCGGATGGTGACCACCTACGGGGAGAACCTGGACCCGGCCTTCGGTATCGCCGAGCGGGCGACGGTGAACCCGGACGGGCTGGCGATGTCCGGCACCGCCACGTACGAGGCGCCCGGCGATGGCTTCCTGCGCCGCACCACGCGCACCATGCCCAGCGGGGCGCAGACCAGCTATGTGTACTACGGCGACACCGAAACCAGGGACGATCCGTGCACCGCGGAGTCCGATCCCGTCCTCCAGTCCGGCCTGGTGAAGAAGTCCACCGCGCCGAGCGCGGCCGATGGCACCAACCGGGTGGAGGAGCAGGTGTACGACCTGCTCGGCAGGGCGGTCGCCGATCACCTGGCCGGCGCGGGCTGGGCGTGCACCACCTACGACGCGCGCGGCAGGATCGCCACCACGACCTACCCGGCGAACTCGGCCGATGGTGAGCGGGTGGTGCGCTACGACTACGCGGTGGACGGTGACCCGCTGACCACCTCGGTCTCCGATCACCACGGCACCGTCACCACGAGGACCAACCTGCTCGGCCAGACCGTCAGCTACACCGACGTGCACGGGGTACGGACGGAGAAGGAGTACGACCCGATGGGGCGGGTGGCCACCGAGACGGTCGTGCTGCCGGACGCCGCCGACGCGCAGCAGGTCAGCACGTTCGCCTACGACGACGCGGGCAGGCTGCTGTCCACCACCCTGAACGACACCACCCTGGCCACGGCGAGTTACGACCAGGCCGGCGAGCTGGCCTCGGTCGCCTACGCCAACGGCTCCGCGCTGTCCGCGGTCGGAAGGGATGTCGCGGGTCGCGAGACCAGCCGGACCTGGCGCCTCGCCGACGGGACCGAGGTCACCTCGGAGGTGTCCCGTACCCGCGCGGGGACCGTCGTGGACGAGAGCCTGGCCGGGGTGGATGCCCGCCCGGAAGGGCCGAACTATGCCTACGACAGCGTCGGTCGGATGACCGAGGCGTACGTCAGCGGGCACCACTATCGCTACGACTTCACCTCGGACGCGGCCGCGAGCTGCCCGGAGGGCACCAGGGCGAACGCGGGCCGCAACACCAACCGGGTCAAACTGGTGGACACCACGGCGTCCGGTACGGCCGAGACCGGCTACTGCTACGACGCGGCGGACCGGTTGCTGGCCACGCATGGCGCGCTGGCGGCCGAGTTCGGTTACCACGCGGCAGGCAACACCGTGGAGATCACGGAGGGCGGGCACAGCACGTACCTCGGCTGGGACACCGCGGGCCGGAACCTGACCGCCCGCACCACCGGGCCGGAGGCCGCCTCGGTGAGCTACCAGCGGGACGCGATCGACCGGATCACGTCCCGCGGGGTGAGCGAGGGCGACAGCACCGCCATGGTGCTGCAGTGCTACCTCGGCGACAACGACAACGCGGCCGTGACGCTGACCGCCGACAAGCGCCTGCTGAGCAGGACGGTGTCCTTGCCGGGCGGCGTGCTGTACACCCTGCGGACCGAGGCCGGGGAGACCACGACCACCTGGGATCATCCCAGCGTTCGTGGTGACCTGGTGCTGACCAGCGACGGTGAGGGCGTCCAGGATGGGCCGTTGCGGCACTACGGTCCCTACGGCCAGCCGATCGGTGCCGACGGCGCGGTGGATCCGGACGCGGTGCCGGACAACCAGCCGGGCGAGATGGACTACGGCTGGCTCGGCGAGCACCAGCGTCCCTACGAGCACGCGGGATCGCTCTCCCTGGTGCAGATGGGCGCGCGGCCGTACAGTCCGCTGCTCGGCAGGTTCCTTTCCGTGGACCCCCAGCCGGAGGGCTCGGCCAACGCCTACGAGTACGCCGGGGCGAATCCGGTCAACACCACGGACCTGAGCGGCAAGTGCTGGTTGGTGTGCGATATCGCCGAGGGCATCGGTAACGCCGTCGACGAGGCTGCGGGCTGGGTGGCCGACAAGGCCAACGAGTACGGCGACTACATCACCGCCGGGCTGGCCGTCGGGTGCATTGTGGTCTCCGCCGGAGTCTGCGCCGTGGCGGGTGCGGCGGTAGCGGTGACGACCGTCGTCGCGGAAGGGATATCGACCAGGCACAATATCGACTGGGGAAAGGCGGCGGCGAACCTGGCTTCGATCGGCGGGGGTGCCGCGGCCGCCCGGTATGTCGGGGGCAAGGGTGCGTTGAGCCTGCGCAACCGCAAGTCACCGTTCGTCCGTAAGACGCATACCACGAGATACACGAAGGTGCAGTCGACTCGAATAAACTGGGTGGCCACCAGGGTGAACCTGCTGGTCAACCAGTTTCTCTCCGGCCTGTTCGGCTGGGTCGGCTACGCGTTCACCTGTGCGTTCAAAGGATCGAGGTATTGCTGA